From the genome of Chloroherpetonaceae bacterium:
CGAGAAGCAATGCGAAAAGACAGAGAAGAAAGCGCAGGTGACCGCCGCATGGCATTAGGACGAATGCGAGAGAGGATTCAGACAATGGATGAGCGTGTGCAAGCAGTGCTAACCGAAGAACAAAAAGCCACATATGCAAAAATGAAAGAGGAGCGGCGCGAGAAAATGCGCGAAGAATGGCGCCAGCGGCGCAGTGGGTAAGCAGTTTTAAGAAATCATCAAATTTGTTTGGATAGGTAAAAAATTCAGACGGAAATTTTATGTTTGCACCAGTGTCTTCTCATTGTCATAGGTGTTGTTCTTTCTGCTACGGCGCCTCGAGGCTTGTTATGTCGGCTTTCAAGTCTCTGAGGCGTTTTTATTTTGCAAAAAGCCTGCCTGAGAACGGTTTTGCGTATTTTTGTGATTGAAAGTGAAAATTCAGAACAAAAACGCAAAATCAGGAGGAAAAAATGTTCAGCATTCTTGAACGCGAGCAAATGATTCAAGCAATGCGTGATGAGCTAACGCGGGCAGGTGTGAGAGAACTGCGCACGGCCGAAGAAGTGCGAGCGGCTCTGACAACGGCAAAGGGAGTCTCGGTGGTCTTCGTCAATTCAGTCTGTGGGTGTGCAGCAGGCAAGGCACGTCCGGGCTTTGTGATGTCGCTGCAGAACGAGATTGTCCCCGATAACCTCTTCACTGTCTTTGCGGGGCAAGATAAGGAAGCCACCGAAGAAGCACGCAAGTTCTTTACCAACCAACCACCATCATCGCCTTCCATCGCTTTCCTGAAAGATGGGCAGTTTATGGGCATCATTCATCGGCATCAGATTGAAGCGCGCTCAGCCGAAATGATTGCAATGGAGCTGAAAAACATCTACAACAAATACTGCACGAAAAGAAACGAAGCTGCAGCTGTCTGAAGAGAAGGCGCAACCCCCCAGTGGGGGAAACTAAATGCGAGCGAATCGGCAACATCGTAGCCTCCTGTCTCAGTCCCGACATAGAGAGCTTAGCAAAGTGCGACAATCAGATCTCCATTGTCGTCTTTGCTAAACTCAAAAGCTCTAAGGTCGCTCTGTGCAGGGGGCGCGATCACCCTGCCTTGCTGCGTAAACTGTGAGCCATGGCAGCGGCAGGTCCAAATACCCTCTTGAAACACCATATTGCTGCAGCCAGCGTGTGTGCAGAAGCGAGAAAGCACAATGAATGATTCACCGAAGCGGGTGATACTTAGGTCAGAGCGAAAGTCCGTCGGCTGTGCAACTTGGCCG
Proteins encoded in this window:
- a CDS encoding BrxA/BrxB family bacilliredoxin, which codes for MFSILEREQMIQAMRDELTRAGVRELRTAEEVRAALTTAKGVSVVFVNSVCGCAAGKARPGFVMSLQNEIVPDNLFTVFAGQDKEATEEARKFFTNQPPSSPSIAFLKDGQFMGIIHRHQIEARSAEMIAMELKNIYNKYCTKRNEAAAV